A genomic window from Lycium barbarum isolate Lr01 chromosome 4, ASM1917538v2, whole genome shotgun sequence includes:
- the LOC132636755 gene encoding uncharacterized protein LOC132636755 isoform X1, translating into MATSQLSNLSFRPLYRQTIFQQCHPTSVFLTPPKKTNTKTIKYGKKFKWIIYQSLVDKQSLVTSPTVDMKKLVEFLYDDLPHLFDDQGIDRKAYDDYVKFRDPITKHDSIDGYLFNIAMLKQLFRPDFQLHWAKQTGPYEITTRWTMVMKFVLLPWKPELVFTGTSVMGVNPKTNKFNSHVDYWDSIQNNDYFSLEGLFEVMKQLRIYKTPDLETPSYQILRKTAAYEVRKYDPFIVVETEADNLAGNRGFNDVAGYIFGKNSTTEKIPMTTPVFTQAFDAEKSKVSIQIVLPSDKSLSSLPAPNKEGISLRKTEGGIAAALKFSGKPTDDVVQEKEKQLRSSLIRDGLKPQSGCMLARYNDPGRTWKFIMRNEVIIWLEDFKMD; encoded by the exons ATGGCCACTTCACAACTTTCCAACCTCAGTTTCCGACCACTTTACCGGCAAACTATTTTCCAGCAATGCCACCCCACTTCAGTTTTCCTCACACCCCCAAAAAAAACAAATACAAAAACTATTAAATATGGAAAAAAATTCAAGTGGATAATTTATCAAAGTTTAGTTGATAAACAGAGCCTAGTAACAAGTCCAACAGTCGATATGAAAAAATTAGTGGAATTTTTATATGATGATCTTCCTCATCTTTTTGATGATCAAGGAATTGATCGTAAGGCTTATGATGATTATGTGAAATTTAGAGACCCAATTACTAAACATGATTCAATTGATGGTTATTTGTTTAATATTGCCATGTTGAAGCAATTGTTCAGGCCTGATTTTCAGCTTCATTGGGCTAAACAG ACAGGGCCCTATGAAATAACTACAAGGTGGACTATGGTCATGAAGTTCGTTCTTCTTCCATGGAAACCTGAATTAGTCTTCACAGGCACTTCCGTTATGGGCGTCAATCCTAAAACGAACAAGTTTAACAGTCACGTG GACTACTGGGATTCGATTCAGAATAATGATTATTTTTCTCTAGAAGGTTTGTTCGAGGTCATGAAACAG TTAAGGATTTACAAGACCCCCGACTTGGAAACACCCAGTTATCAGATACTAAGAAAAACAGCAGCTTACGAG GTAAGGAAATATGATCCTTTCATAGTTGTAGAAACAGAAGCCGACAATCTCGCAGGAAATAGAGGTTTCAATGATGTTGCGGG GTACATATTTGGCAAAAACTCAACGACAGAGAAGATACCGATGACTACTCCTGTCTTCACTCAGGCATTTGATGCTGAAAAATCTAAAGTGTCAATCCAAATAGTTCTCCCATCGGATAAATCTTTGAGCAG CTTACCAGCTCCCAATAAAGAAGGTATTAGCTTAAGGAAAACGGAAGGAGGCATCGCTGCTGCACTAAAATTTAGTGGAAAACCAACAGATGATGTTGTTCAAGAAAAGGAGAAACAACTCCGATCCAGTCTTATAAGAGACGGTCTTAAACCTCAATCCGGTTGCATGCTTGCTCGCTACAATGATCCTGGTCGCACGTGGAAGTTTATAATG AGGAATGAAGTTATTATATGGCTTGAAGACTTCAAGATGGATTGA
- the LOC132636755 gene encoding heme-binding-like protein At3g10130, chloroplastic isoform X2, whose product MVMKFVLLPWKPELVFTGTSVMGVNPKTNKFNSHVDYWDSIQNNDYFSLEGLFEVMKQLRIYKTPDLETPSYQILRKTAAYEVRKYDPFIVVETEADNLAGNRGFNDVAGYIFGKNSTTEKIPMTTPVFTQAFDAEKSKVSIQIVLPSDKSLSSLPAPNKEGISLRKTEGGIAAALKFSGKPTDDVVQEKEKQLRSSLIRDGLKPQSGCMLARYNDPGRTWKFIMRNEVIIWLEDFKMD is encoded by the exons ATGGTCATGAAGTTCGTTCTTCTTCCATGGAAACCTGAATTAGTCTTCACAGGCACTTCCGTTATGGGCGTCAATCCTAAAACGAACAAGTTTAACAGTCACGTG GACTACTGGGATTCGATTCAGAATAATGATTATTTTTCTCTAGAAGGTTTGTTCGAGGTCATGAAACAG TTAAGGATTTACAAGACCCCCGACTTGGAAACACCCAGTTATCAGATACTAAGAAAAACAGCAGCTTACGAG GTAAGGAAATATGATCCTTTCATAGTTGTAGAAACAGAAGCCGACAATCTCGCAGGAAATAGAGGTTTCAATGATGTTGCGGG GTACATATTTGGCAAAAACTCAACGACAGAGAAGATACCGATGACTACTCCTGTCTTCACTCAGGCATTTGATGCTGAAAAATCTAAAGTGTCAATCCAAATAGTTCTCCCATCGGATAAATCTTTGAGCAG CTTACCAGCTCCCAATAAAGAAGGTATTAGCTTAAGGAAAACGGAAGGAGGCATCGCTGCTGCACTAAAATTTAGTGGAAAACCAACAGATGATGTTGTTCAAGAAAAGGAGAAACAACTCCGATCCAGTCTTATAAGAGACGGTCTTAAACCTCAATCCGGTTGCATGCTTGCTCGCTACAATGATCCTGGTCGCACGTGGAAGTTTATAATG AGGAATGAAGTTATTATATGGCTTGAAGACTTCAAGATGGATTGA
- the LOC132636756 gene encoding UBP1-associated protein 2C-like: MDLTKKRKADENGVSYPSTTTNESTFTHVLSPEDIDKILETFTKDQCVSILRNASLGYPDILESIRQVADGDISHRKLFIRGLGWETTTDKLKQVFSVYGELDEAIVITDKGSGKSKGYGFVTFKHVDGAILSLKEPNKKIDGRITVTQLAAAGNSSSGKGSLQSGGGGGGVDVAVRKIYVGNVPFEISSEKLLNHFSMYGEIEEGPLGFDKQTGKAKGFAFFVYKTEEGAKAALVDPVKTVEGHQVLCKLATDNKKGKQQQQQPQQNMMGPGGMPNTDDRMMPGSNYGGGVPVSGLGPYTGYSGPGIMQQQPPPQPQPGMVNPHAIGGPGYGNQGPPASFTGGYAGGYAGGAGGDYSGNAGGYRMPQSSAAGMPPSSGGGYPDGGSYGYPSQVPQQPGAAGSRVPPGAGMYQGMPPYY; encoded by the coding sequence ATGGATCTAACAAAGAAACGTAAAGCTGATGAAAACGGCGTTTCTTATCCATCCACCACAACCAATGAATCAACTTTCACACATGTTCTTTCCCCTGAAGACATTGACAAGATTCTTGAAACTTTTACTAAAGACCAATGTGTATCAATTCTTCGTAACGCTTCTCTTGGTTACCCTGATATTCTTGAATCTATTCGTCAGGTAGCTGATGGTGATATCTCACATCGTAAACTATTTATTCGGGGTCTTGGTTGGGAAACAACAACTGATAAACTGAAACAGGTTTTTTCTGTATATGGTGAATTAGATGAAGCTATTGTTATAACTGATAAAGGTTCAGGGAAATCAAAAGGGTATGGTTTTGTTACATTTAAACATGTTGATGGTGCTATTCTTTCTTTAAAAGAACCTAATAAGAAAATAGATGGAAGGATTACTGTTACACAGCTTGCTGCTGCTGGTAATTCGTCGTCGGGGAAAGGGAGTTTGCAgtctggtggtggtggtggtggtgttgatGTTGCTGTTAGGAAGATTTATGTTGGTAATGTTCCGTTTGAGATTTCGAGTGAGAAGTTATTGAATCATTTTTCTATGTATGGTGAGATTGAAGAAGGACCATTGGGTTTCGATAAACAAACGGGTAAAGCTAAAGGTTTCGCGTTTTTCGTGTATAAGACTGAGGAGGGAGCTAAGGCAGCGTTAGTTGATCCGGTTAAGACGGTAGAAGGACATCAGGTGTTGTGTAAATTGGCAACGGATAATAAGAAGGGGAAGCAACAGCAGCAACAGCCGCAGCAGAATATGATGGGGCCTGGAGGAATGCCGAATACTGATGATAGGATGATGCCCGGCTCAAATTATGGTGGTGGTGTGCCTGTAAGCGGGTTGGGTCCATATACAGGGTATTCAGGTCCAGGAATAATGCAACAGCAGCCACCACCTCAGCCTCAGCCTGGAATGGTGAATCCACATGCTATTGGTGGGCCTGGATATGGAAACCAAGGACCACCGGCATCGTTTACAGGTGGATATGCTGGTGGGTATGCTGGTGGTGCTGGTGGAGATTACAGTGGAAACGCTGGAGGGTACAGGATGCCTCAAAGCTCTGCTGCTGGAATGCCGCCTAGCTCAGGAGGTGGTTATCCAGATGGTGGCAGTTATGGTTATCCCTCACAGGTACCACAACAACCAGGAGCAGCCGGGTCAAGGGTTCCACCAGGAGCCGGAATGTACCAGGGCATGCCTCCATATTACTGA